DNA from Leptospira bandrabouensis:
TTTTCTTTGTTTGGTTCTGTCCACTTCCAGATCGCAAAGTCATGATCTTCGGCATTGATAAAACTAAAATCGGGACAGGTTTTTAAAGAAAAAATGGCATTAGTGGAGCGACCAGAATAAACCACAGGGAATTCTTCAAAGGACAATTGTCTGTTAGGTTTATCAAAAAAGTAGAGACCTAAAATTGTTTTGTGATCTCTCAGTTTGTTTTCTGAACCAGGAGCCGACTGTACTATTTTCCAATAGAATTGGTTATCAGCACAAACAGTTGTTAACTCTACTTGGTTGGTTCCCTTGGTTTCTAACCAATCTTTCGACCATTTTTTCATAGGAAACCCACTTGCAAATTCTAACTCTTTTAAGAAGTCAGAGAGAGTAGAGTTTGAATAAGAATATTTGCGAAGATAATTTTGAACACCTCGTTGAAAGGCTTCTTCTCCAATAAAATAAACTAATTGTTTGAGGACAGAGGCTCCTTTTCCATAAGTGATTCCATCAAATTGTGTAAAGGCTTCTTCCGTGTCAGAAACTTTTGCTTCTACAGGGTGGTTCGTACTGTAACTATCTTCTTCATAAGCCCATTGTTTCATCTTTTCAAAAAAACTAATCCAAGTTTCTTTGAATTCAGAATTTTTTGCTTGGGCTAAACTTGCCATATAGGTCGCAAAACTTTCGTTAAGCCACAATCCGTTCCACCAACGCATGGTAACAAGATTTCCAAACCACATATGTGCCATTTCATGCAAAACCACATCGGAAAGATTTTCTCTTTGAGATCTTGTCATTGGTGAACGAGAAACAAATCGTTCGGAAAAAGTGACGGCGCCAACATTTTCCATAGCTCCGAAGTTAAACTCGGGAACAATGATTTGGTCATATTTCAAAAATGGATAAGGAATTCCAAAATAAGAATTAAAAAAGGCAAATCCTTCTTTGGTAAAGATAAACCAATCTTTGGGATCTACATACTTAGCAAGTGACTTCCTAACAAATAATCTTAAAGGGATGGACTCAAATTTATCCTCCCAAACTTGATAAGGGCCTGCGTGGAGAGAAAAAACATAGGTAGAGATCTTTGCTGATTCTGGAAAGGAAAAAGAAATTTCTTCGGGATTTAGTCCTTTGGTTTGGGAATGAGGAAGTGTGGTGGAAATGACCTTCCAATTTTTAGGCACTGTTGCATTGAGTTGGAATGTTGCTTTTAAATCAGGTTGGTCAAAACAAGGGAACATTTTGTTCGCATGAAAGGCTTCAAATTGTGAATACAGATAAACTTCTTTATCATCTGGATCTGTGAATTTATGCAGGCCGTTACCTGTTTTGGCATAAGGAGTCTCAAACAAAATTGTGAGTGTGTTATTCCCAATCATTAGATTGTTTGCTGGCAATTGAATATGGCCATTTTCGTAAGGAAGATTAGTAAGTTCTTCTTCGTTTAAAATGATACTTTTGATTTTTCCTTCATAATAATCCAATCGTAAGTCACGGAGTTTTTTTCCAAAAAAACGAATTTTAACTTTTCCTTCAAAGGTTTCCTTCGAACTGAGATGGACATCTAACTCATAATGAATGTCTTCTATAATTTCGAATCGAGTTTCTGCTTCGGATTGGGTTAGGTGGTAAACTGGTTTTTTGAGACGGCAATCTAAAACTAAAAGTACGAAAAGTAAGTAAAAAAAATGTAAAAGTTGTTTCATAGAAGCTCTGTCTCTCCGTCTCGTTAAGGTTGAAAGTTACGATATAAAATGGCCCAATCGATTGCCTTTCGGTTTTTCCATTCTGGTTCACTATAGTATTTGCCACCAATGGAATTTAAAATCATTTCCATATACTCTTCGCCTGGATCAAAGTCTTTTGCGTTTAGAAAAATAGAACCACCCCATTTTTTTTTGGCTTGGGTGTGGCTAAAAACGCCAGATAAATCCTCTAGTTTTTCATTAGAGAGTGGAATTTTATATTTGGTAGTGAGTTCTGTCACAAGATCTTTTACGGTTTGGATTTGTTCTGGTTGTTTTAAAAGTTCTTCTGTATCTTTGGCCACAATTTCGATTTGGATACAATTATCGTTAGTTCCCGTGGCTGCGGCGGCTCTGTCTTCCAAAACATCAAGGAGTTGGTAAGCCTTTCCGTTATTGTCAATCATGATAGAGGCCGTTAAGTTCCTTGCTTCTAGTGTGCGAAGTGATTTAAAATAATCGGAAATGGCAGTGTAATGTAAAACTACACAACTTGGTTTGATTTTTCCACGGAAGGTGTACTTAACTCTATAATCTTCCGGTGGAAATCCTTTTTCGTCTTTTTCAATTCGTGATATAGTGATTTTTTCTGGTTTTGTGATGCCTCTTCCATTGGTGGGTTTGAAGGTATCTTTTAAAATTTCTTTGTTTTCTTTTTTTAATACCCAACCAGTAACAAACCGATCTTTCCAATCATCTTCTTCATAAAATTTACCATCGATTTCGGAGAGAATTTGTTTAAGAGCTAACTCACTGCCACAAGGGGAAAAATCTACAAATCCGCCAAACCGACGTTTGGTTTGGTTATGTGTAAAAATGCCTCGTTTTGAAATGACATCATAATTGGATTTGGGTATGTTTAATTCTTCTGCCAAATAGGAAATCACTTGGTTGAGAACTCCTCGTTGTTTGCGATTGTTATAAAGTGTTTCCTGGGTTCCTTCATAAACAATGTGAATGGATTCTAAATCAATTCCAGGTGCAGCCGACCATTCCTGGTTTAAAAAGTTGGGATCCCCAAAAATATTTCCTTCAGAGTCCACGTAAATGTGAAACAGGAATTGGTTGGCGGCAGAAAGTTTAAAAAACTCAGGTAACTTTCGTTTTCCGGAGTTGTGAAGGATAAGAGCAGATACAGATTTTGGGTCCCGGACTTTGGAGAGAGAATTCCATTTTACATTCTTAATCGACTCTAGTTCGTTATAAGATACCAAACCTTCAATGCGAATGGATGGGTAATCAGGAGCCTTTCGAAAAATACCAATACATCCAGTGGAAATAAGGAAAATGAGTGATAATTTTACAAGATTCTGACACAATGGGTTCAAAATCATAACAAGGAAAAGAGACTTGGAGCCGTACACACCCTTTCTATTATCACGAAATCGTTTCTTAAAGTTTTCTCTCAAATGTTTTGCCCTTACTGCAGTTTCGATTCATGGAGTGAACTGTGGTCCTGGGCTTACAACTCCTCCTCTTCGGGGAATTTCTCCAGAACAATACCATAGTTTTCGTAGCTTACAAGAAGTCTTCCTCCAAGACAACCCCATTCCGAATTTTGACCTTGGACTTGCTTTAGATAATTATGTGTATGGACATCCCTATCCCATCGAAACAGAAAGCGTCATACAGTTGTTAGCGAGTGTGCCTTCTTCGATTTTAGCAGCAATGGCGTTGGATTTTTCTTTTACACCCATTGTAAAACTACCGATGGAAGAACGAATCAAACGATTGCAAGAATGGAAACACTCTTCCCTTGGGCTCAAACGCGGAGTTTATGCCATCCTTAGGCAGATTTCTTTTTTCCTTTTAAGTTCTGACAAAGAATACCAAAAATTTGTCGGTTATATCCAATAAGGCAGGCTATATGGGAATTCCTCTTTCAAACCAAAAAATCATTACTCCGAAAAAACATGCAGAGATTATTAAAGAACATAAAATTCAAAATGGAAAATGGGAACTCAGTGCTGATGTCGTAGTCATTGGTTCTGGAGCTGGTGGTGCCGTTGCGGCAAGTGAGCTTGCGCGAAACGGTTGGAAAGTTGTACTCATTGAGGAAGGAAGTTATTTTACTCCTGCTCAATTTAATTCAGATGAATTCATTTCTCAGGCACGATTGTATCGAGATGCTGGATTTATCGTAGCAGAAGAACAAACATTATCTATTTTACAAGGGAAGTCGATTGGTGGTTCTACCACTGTCAATTGGCAAACTTCTTTGTATCCGCCAGATTACGTAACCAATGAATGGAGTGAACGTTTTGGGTGGCAAGGGTACTCCAGAGAAGAAATGGATTCTTATGTTTCGGAAGTACACGAACGATTAGGTGTGCACGAAGTACCAGATAACTTAGTTAATGCGAACAATAATGTGTTACGCGTGGGTGGAAAAAAAATGGGACTCACTCCACAAGTTCTTCGTAATAATAACCGTGGTTGTATTGGACTTGGACGTTGTGGACTAGGTTGTCCTATCAACGCAAAACAATCGGCATTTTTGACTTGGATCCCCGATGCGATTGAAGCGGGAGCCATTGTTATATCCAATATGAGAGCGGCAAAAATCAAAGAAGGCAAAATCAAAACTGTCATTGCTGAGTTCACACCTGATGCGTATGAAACTGCTCCAACAGAAGTGATTGAGATGATGGAAATCAAAGCCCCTGTTGTGATTGTCAGTGCAGGTGCGATCGAAGGTCCGGCCCTTTTACAAAGAAGTGGGATTGGAAACGGTTGGGTAGGTAGGAATTTAAAAGTTCATCCAACATCAACTATCTTTGGTAAGTTTGATTCGGAAATCAAAATGTTTCATGGTCCTCCGCAGTCCATTGTAATCAAAGATGGTCATAACCAAAATGGTACTGGTTATGGATATTGGTTAGAAGCGGCACCTTACAGACCTACACTTGCTTCTTCTCTTGTTCCTTTTTACGGCAAACAACAGTTTGATGTGATGAAGGATTTTACCAAATACAATGCGGGAATTGTTTTAGTTCGTGATGGGGCAGATGGGGAAGCCAATGCGAGTGTAAAATATAGTTTGGGAAGAAGAAAGGTATATTTTGAACTAACACCCACAGATGGTCTTAACATGCTAAGAGGACTCAAAGCCCTTGCAGAAGTGACTGTGGCAGCTGGTGCTAAAGAATTAATTTTTCCGTTCACCAGGTTTACAGAGCCATATAAAGTTACAGGAAACGATAATTTTGATTGGATTTTGAAAGAAAGCACAAAACCAGGAGATTTAACAGTTGGTTCTGCACACCCTCACGGTTCCATCCAATCAGCAAATGATCCAGAAAAAGGTGCGGTTGATTTAAATTTGGAAATTTATGGTCATAAAAACATATTTGTCATGGATGCCTCAGTTTACCCTACGGGACTTTCGGTGAACCCACAAATAACGACAATGAGTATCGTTCTCAGAGCTTCGAGAAATTTAGCCTCACAAAAAGAAGAAAGAA
Protein-coding regions in this window:
- the pepN gene encoding aminopeptidase N, translated to MKQLLHFFYLLFVLLVLDCRLKKPVYHLTQSEAETRFEIIEDIHYELDVHLSSKETFEGKVKIRFFGKKLRDLRLDYYEGKIKSIILNEEELTNLPYENGHIQLPANNLMIGNNTLTILFETPYAKTGNGLHKFTDPDDKEVYLYSQFEAFHANKMFPCFDQPDLKATFQLNATVPKNWKVISTTLPHSQTKGLNPEEISFSFPESAKISTYVFSLHAGPYQVWEDKFESIPLRLFVRKSLAKYVDPKDWFIFTKEGFAFFNSYFGIPYPFLKYDQIIVPEFNFGAMENVGAVTFSERFVSRSPMTRSQRENLSDVVLHEMAHMWFGNLVTMRWWNGLWLNESFATYMASLAQAKNSEFKETWISFFEKMKQWAYEEDSYSTNHPVEAKVSDTEEAFTQFDGITYGKGASVLKQLVYFIGEEAFQRGVQNYLRKYSYSNSTLSDFLKELEFASGFPMKKWSKDWLETKGTNQVELTTVCADNQFYWKIVQSAPGSENKLRDHKTILGLYFFDKPNRQLSFEEFPVVYSGRSTNAIFSLKTCPDFSFINAEDHDFAIWKWTEPNKENLEYVLEYDTDPMRKLILWTDYFRQVQLANITFDEFKDTAVRLYPTETDIKIKRWILSRLAGDNGSTYVTSRFWFPEEKRIQDLNTLQSFLWEELNKAKPGSDEQRYLFVSLIDSTYTTTSKKRLYEFLENKLSVNGLKIDQDLRWNLIIKLSSLESDRTKIQNLIEREKKVDPSSRGVNSSLAAEGAEPNHFVKEKWIQVLLNPKSSQFSSSTLRVVSYSLFPEHQKDIQLSFLDTYFDALDKFNNGEDENYLDAFAKSLAPDFCTDETLLILKKFTGNHPRLPVPVKKTLLKQIDSERKCIQMKNKHKDLINK
- a CDS encoding peptidoglycan recognition protein family protein — protein: MRENFKKRFRDNRKGVYGSKSLFLVMILNPLCQNLVKLSLIFLISTGCIGIFRKAPDYPSIRIEGLVSYNELESIKNVKWNSLSKVRDPKSVSALILHNSGKRKLPEFFKLSAANQFLFHIYVDSEGNIFGDPNFLNQEWSAAPGIDLESIHIVYEGTQETLYNNRKQRGVLNQVISYLAEELNIPKSNYDVISKRGIFTHNQTKRRFGGFVDFSPCGSELALKQILSEIDGKFYEEDDWKDRFVTGWVLKKENKEILKDTFKPTNGRGITKPEKITISRIEKDEKGFPPEDYRVKYTFRGKIKPSCVVLHYTAISDYFKSLRTLEARNLTASIMIDNNGKAYQLLDVLEDRAAAATGTNDNCIQIEIVAKDTEELLKQPEQIQTVKDLVTELTTKYKIPLSNEKLEDLSGVFSHTQAKKKWGGSIFLNAKDFDPGEEYMEMILNSIGGKYYSEPEWKNRKAIDWAILYRNFQP
- a CDS encoding GMC family oxidoreductase N-terminal domain-containing protein; the encoded protein is MGIPLSNQKIITPKKHAEIIKEHKIQNGKWELSADVVVIGSGAGGAVAASELARNGWKVVLIEEGSYFTPAQFNSDEFISQARLYRDAGFIVAEEQTLSILQGKSIGGSTTVNWQTSLYPPDYVTNEWSERFGWQGYSREEMDSYVSEVHERLGVHEVPDNLVNANNNVLRVGGKKMGLTPQVLRNNNRGCIGLGRCGLGCPINAKQSAFLTWIPDAIEAGAIVISNMRAAKIKEGKIKTVIAEFTPDAYETAPTEVIEMMEIKAPVVIVSAGAIEGPALLQRSGIGNGWVGRNLKVHPTSTIFGKFDSEIKMFHGPPQSIVIKDGHNQNGTGYGYWLEAAPYRPTLASSLVPFYGKQQFDVMKDFTKYNAGIVLVRDGADGEANASVKYSLGRRKVYFELTPTDGLNMLRGLKALAEVTVAAGAKELIFPFTRFTEPYKVTGNDNFDWILKESTKPGDLTVGSAHPHGSIQSANDPEKGAVDLNLEIYGHKNIFVMDASVYPTGLSVNPQITTMSIVLRASRNLASQKEERTKI